GGCGCCGTCGGATCAGTCACGAGATATCTGCTCGGCGGAGTGGTTCAACGCACGGCCGGGATGGCGTTCCCCGTGGGGACTCTGATGGTCAATGTCTCGGGATCGTTCCTCGCCGGGTTTCTGCTGCGCTATTTCATGAACGTCCAGACCCACCCGATGCTTCGCGCGGCGCTGATCGTCGGCTTCTGCGGCGGGTTCACCACGTTCTCCGCGTTTACCACGGAGACGCTGGGGCTGTTCGAGGGCGGAGAGTACGCGAGGGCCGCGTTGTACGTCGCGGCCAGTGTCGCGCTCTCGCTCATGGCGGTGTTCGCCGGCTTCGCGGCTGGGATCGTCGCCGTGCCGCACCATTCACGCTGATCCGGTCCGCCGGAAGGGATGCTCCGTGTCTGAAGATCTGACTCGTTATCTGGATGACAACGACGCGAGGATTCGCGACGAGCTGTTCGACCTGCTGAGGATTCCAAGCGTCAGCGCGCGGTCCGAGCACAAGGGCGACATGACGCGGACGGCCGAGTGGGTGCGGGACTCGCTCAGCGAGCTCGGCTTCGAGACGAAGATCCATCAGACGAAGGGTCATCCGATCGTCGTCGGCGAGTGGAGAAAGGCTCCCGGCGCGCCGACGGTACTCGTTTACGGCCACTACGACGTGCAGCCGCCGGAGCCGCTCGAGCTGTGGACGTCGCCGCCGTTCGAGCCGACGATCCGGGACGGCAAGATCTTCGCGCGCGGCTCGGTGGACGACAAAGGCCAGTTCTTCCTGCACATCAAGGCGGTGGAGGCGCACCTGAAGACGCGCGGCAAGCTGCCCGTGAACATGGTCTTCCTCATCGAGGGCGAGGAGGAGATCGGGAGCGAGAACCTCGCCGAATTCGTGAACAAGCAGCGCGACTTGCTGAAGGCGGACGCGGTAGTGATCTCCGATTCGACCATGTACGCGGCGGGGCAGCCGTCGATCCTCTCGTCGCTGCGCGGACTGGCGTACTTCGAGATCAACGTGCAGGGGCCGGCGAGCGACCTGCACTCCGGCATGTACGGCGGCGCCGTCGTCAATCCGGCGACCGCGCTCGCGAAGATCATCGCGACGTTCCACGACGCCAGGGGGCGAGTGGCCATCGACGGCTTCTACGATGCCGTCCGCGAGTGGGAGCCGGAGATACGCGAGCAGATGCGCGCCCTGCCGGCGGACGACGCCGCCTTTCTCAAGGAAGTGGGCGCGACGGCACTCGGCGGCGAGGCGGGCTACACGACGCTGGAGAAGCTGTGGACGCGGCCGACGTGCGAGGTGAACGGACTCCTCAGCGGCTACACCGGCGAGGGCGCCAAGACCGTGCTGCCGGCGCACGCGATGGCGAAAGTGAGCTGCCGCCTGGTTCCCGACCAGCAGCCGCAGGAGATCGAGCGGCTGATGCAGGCGCACGTCGCGCGGGTGGCGCCGAAGGGAGTGACGGTGACGTGCGAACATCTGCACGGTGGCCGCGCGTGGAAGGCCACGCTGAAGGGCCCCATCTTCGACGCGGCGCGCAGGGCGCTCGAGTCCGCGTTCGGTAAAGCGCCGGTGATTACAGGCGAGGGCGGCTCGATTCCGGTCGTCAGCGACTTCGAGCAGATCCTCGGCGCGCCCGTGCTGCTGGTCGGCTTCGGGCTTCCGGGCGAGAACGCGCACGCGCCGGACGAGTGGATCAGCGAGGAGAACTTCCGCCTGGGGATGCGGGCGATGGCGGAGATGTGGGACCATTACGCCGCCGCTGTCGCGGCGGCGTAGCTGTTGGCTGTTGGCTATTGGCTCTTAGCTACCCGCATCGCATTTCCCGTCGTTTCGCCCCAAGCCAACAGCCAATAGCCAACAGCTAATAGCTGTTCTCAGTATCTCCACTCCCTGATCAGGAACAGCCCCAGCACGCTGCGCGTGATGGGCTCCCGCCGCTCGAGCGTCGGCTCGCGCAGCAGGTAGCGCGGCTCCAGCGCCATCTCGATCCTGTAGCCGGGCATAGACGGGAAGCGGTGCTCGAGCGTGAAGCCGGGACGCCGCAGCGCGGCCGGATCCGGCCTGCCGGTGAGCGATATGAACGTGTTCGGGTTCACGTACTTGCCGAACTCCACCTCGGTGCTGCGCAGGAAGCTGCCGACGTCGGTCTGTATCTCGGCGGGCGAGATGATGAGCACGTCGGCGCCGAGCGAGCGGGCGGCTTCGGCCGCGATCTCTTCGGTGAAGACTCCGAGGGCGACGGCGGCGAGCTGCTTCGTCGCGAGCGCCGCGCCGGTTCCGACTAGTGTGCCGGCGCCGCCGCCGGTGGACAGCGCGGAGCCGCCCAGCTGCGTGAGGGTCGTGCCCGACTGCCCGAACGCGAGATAGCTCAGGATATCGCTCTGCGCCATCGGCGGCTGCGCGTCGCTCGTGAGCGTGATCTTCGGGCTCCTGAGCGTTCCGCCGATCACGATCTGGATGTTGATCGCCTCGCGCGTCGGGAGCCGGACCTCGTACTCGCCCTGGATCTGCAGAGTGGGATTTATCTCGCTCAGTCCGACGAACGTCGCCGATCCGCGCCTGATCTTGAACCTGCGGCTGAAGAACACATAGTCGCCGCGGTCGCTCAGCAGGACTCCGTCGAGCGTGAGTGATTCCCTGGCGCGGTCCGCGCGGACGATGAGGTCGCCGTCGGTGTACACCTCGAGGTTGACGTTCGGCGCGCGCACGAAGACGTCGCGCTCCACGCGGAGATTGAGCTCGACGCGCAGGTTCGCGAGCAGCGGCGACTGGGCGGGGAAGATCTCCGACGCCGGCGTGAGCGCGGTATCGAGTACGGCGAACAGCGCCGGGTCGTCCGCGCCGATGACTTCGCGATCCTCGGGCGTCGGTATGTAGAGAACTCCTTCGCGGATCCGCACGCCGCCGCTGATCAGCGCTCCGTCGAAGGGCCCGTACATCGCGACGTCGAGGTCGGCGAACAGCTCGCCGTGATCGTTGTCGAGGATCCGCGCGTTCGTGGAAGTCAGGTGCAGGTCGAACGACGGCGCGCGGAAGGCTCCGACGCCGACGCCTCCGGTTACCCGGAACGGACCGGCGCTCCGGCCCACGAGGGAATCCACCACGACGGTGTCGCCGGTCATCCGCACCACGCCGTACACCTGCCGCACCGTCACGCCCGTCGGGACGATCTTCGCGCTGCCGTTCTCGATGGCCACCGTCCCCGACAGCGCCGGCGCGCTCAGCGTGCCGCCGATGGTGACGTTGCCGCTGGTGCGGCCGCGAACGTTGGTGACGTAGCCGCCGAGCTGCGGCAGGATCGCGACAGGGAAGCTGTCTGCCGTCACGCGCAGCGCTATCTGCCGGTCGCGGGGAATGCGCGAGCCCGTGACTCCGGTGAGCGCGAGGTTCACCGGGATCGTTCCCTCCGCGACGATGATCGAGCGGCCGTTCGGGAGGGTGGCGTCGGCGCGCCCGGTAAGAGTCTCATCCGTGTAATCGACGGTGCCGTGTACCTCGGGCAGGCGCGTCTCGTTGTACACGAAGTCGGTCGCGCCGAACGCTCCCTTGAAGCGCGGATCCGCCAGCGTTCCGGACGCGTTCACGTCGAACGAGAGCAGCCCGCGCGCGCCAATGTCGCTCTGCAGCAGCGATGCTATGTCCGCGATCTCGAACCGGTCCACCGCGAGACGCAGGTCCGCGTTGCCCTCCCGCGGAATCAGCCCGTCCACGAAGATGCGTCCGCCCGCCGGATTGGTGAGCTCGAGCGTGCGCACCATGAGCCCGCGCGCGCCCCACTGAATCTCCGACGGCTGTGTGTTGGTCCAGACCGTCGTGTCGAACTGCAGCCGCATGCTGTCGAGGTGCAGCTCGTGGTGATTCGCGTGGAGCCGGTATTGCGCCGCCAGGCCGTATCTCGTGCGGTCGTCCTGCACGATCGAGATGTCGGCCGTGCCGCCGGGCTGCTGATACAAGATCTGCGCGTCGATGCTGTCGAGGGCGAATCCCGCCAGCCGCGCGTCAGCGAGCTGCGCGTCCACCACGAGCTTCGACGCCGGCGTACGGCCTCCGGTCCACTCGTAGTCGGCGACGAGTCGGCCCACACGCTGGCCGCGCGCGACCAGGTTCGTGCCGCGCGCAGTGCCCCGCAGGCCGAAGTTCTTGATGTTGCCCGTAGCGACACCCTCGGCGCGCAGCGAGCCCGCCAGCAGGCCGCGTGGGATGACGCTCGGCGTGTCTACAGCGATCGGCGGCACACGCCTGCCGGTCACGGCGCGCTCGACCTCGGTCTCGCGCGCGATTCGCAGCGAGTCCGCCCGCGCGCGCTCGACGCGCGCGGCGAGAATGCGCGGCCGCGGCGCCACCACGCCGGTATCGGCGCCGATGACTCCGGCCAGCGCGGACAGCGTGTCGACGGCGATGCTGTACTGCAACTCGCCCTGGCGCCGCTCGCTGAGCCCGAACGTGCCCTGCGCGTCGAGCCGGCCCTGCGGCACGCTCACGGTCAGAGTGTCGAAGCGGGCGAGCCCGTCCGCGAACGCCACGCGCACCTTGGCCGAGTCGAGCGCGAGTGTGTCCCACGTGGACGTGCGCACGTCAGCCACGAGATTCCCGCGCATGGTCTCCGGATCCGTGCCGGTGCCGACCATGTGCGCGGTCGCGGTGAGGGCGGTGCGCGGGGCCCGGGTCGAGACGGCGCTCGCATTGAACAGCGCGGCGTTCAAGCGCAGGTCGTAGGCGGTCGCGCGTCCCTCGAGGTCGACGCGGCCGTTGATCGCGATGTCGCCGCCGCCCGACGCGGCGAGAGTCGTGTTCACGGTGAAGTCGCGCAGCGTTCCGACGAACCGGATCGGGCCGCTCACGAATCCGCGGAGTCCCAGCGCGGGCGCGAACCGGCCGGCCGTCGCGAGCGCGAGCGGCGCGAACCGCGCGTCGGCATCCAGCCACACGCGGGCGCCGCGCGGACGCACGGCGACGCGGCCGATGCCTCGGGACCGGTTGCCGCCCTCGACGTGCGTCATGTCGCCGGTCGCCACGAGCGTGGAGCCGGTCGAGCCGTTGAGCACCGTCGTCCCCGTGAACGTTCCGCCGAACGGAATGTCGGGGATGATCACTCGCGCCATCTCCGCTGTCACCGGCAGCAGCCGGAGCCGGAGATTCCGCGCGCGGAAATACTCGCCGACGCCGAGCTCGCCCGTCGCTATCACGCGATTCCGGCCGGAGCCCGGTCCGACGAAGGTGACGTCGCCGTCCACCCGCATGGCGTTGAATCCGCCGTCGAAGCGCGCCCGGCCGGAGAGAACTCCCGGGCGCGGCGGCCACGACACGCCGAGCACCTGATCCAGGAGCGCGGTGCTGACGTTGGAGAATCGGAGGTCCGCCGCATGGAACGCGAGCGTGTCGGTGTCGGTGATTCCGATCTTTCCGGCGATGTGCGCGTCGCCAAGCCGCAGGTCCGCGTTCTCCACGAGATACATCGCGCTGTCGCCCTCCCAGTCCATGGAGAAGTCGAGCGATCCGCTGCCCCGCTCCGGCAGCTGCGGCAGCACCCAGCGCACGTCCGCCGGAGAGAACGGATTGGCGCGCATGCGCAGACGCAGGTCGGCGCCCTTCATCGTGTACCGACCCGACGCGATCGCGCGCGTGCCGGGCGCTTCGGCGCGCGCGTCGGCCCACCACACCGAGTCCTTGTTGAACTGGATCTTGCCGGTGAACGCGCGCACGACGAGCGACGGCGGGTTGAACGGGATCGCGTGCACCCGGCCAGACGCGACGTCGATCAGCGCGATCCTGAAATCCGGATCGTTGAGCCGCACCACGGGCATGCGCGCGTGGATGTCGCGATACTCGGAGACGTTCTGGAATCCGCCCGGCACGCGGATGATTCGCACGCGGCCTTCGCCCGCGAGCGCCTGCGTTATCTCGCGGTCCGGATCACCTTCTCCGCCGCCGGGCGTCCACGGCACGCGGGTCGTGAGGTCCACGTTCACCAGCGTGACGTCGTTGAAGCGGATCCACGTTCCCCAGCCGGGCTCGCGAGGGCCGGTATGTGGCACGGTGTCGCGCGGAAAGATCCGGTCGTAGTTCCACTTCTGTCCCGGCAGCCGCTCGATCACCACCTGCGCGTTCACGATCCGCAGATCGGACAGGACGATGCGCTTTCCGAACAGCGCGCGGAGACCGTACTCGGTGTAGATCGTGTCGGCGATGATCAGCGGCGCGCCGCTGCTGTCGGTGATCGAGACGTCGATCAGCGTGACGTCGCGGAGCAGATTGCCGCGCACCTCTCCGATCTTGATTATTCCGCGCGAGTTACGCGTGAGAACGTCCACCACGCGGTCGCGCACGAAGTTGCGGCCGATGTCGGCCTGAGTGAGGATGAGCACGCCCACGGCCGCGAGCACGACGACGCCGGCGAGGGCGAGCCCCGCGAGCCCCACGTGCTTCCTCCGGATCACCGGCCTGTAGCCGCGCCGCGGCGAGGCGGTCGGAGCGGTCACTAGAACGCTTCGCCTATCGAGAGATGGAGGACCATCCGATCCAATACCCCCATGAACCCGCCGCGAGCCACCGCGTACTCGCGGCGCGTGTTCAGCCGGACGAGCCTGCGCTCACCGTCCACGATCTCCTCCGAGATCACCGGCAGCCGCTCGGCGCGTCCCGGGTTGATGCCGATGTCGACGCGGATCGGGCCGACCGGCGAGCGGTAGCGCACGCCGAAGCCCGGCGTCACGGCGGCGCGGCTGCCGGGAAGCGAGGGATCAATGTTCTGCGTCACGACGCCGGCGTCGATGAACACCGCGCCGGAGAGCTGCCGCCACACGGGGAAGCGCAGCTCCACGTTTGCCTCTGCCACGGTGTTTCCACCGAGTGGGCGCGGCTGGAAATCCTCGTCCTGAAACGCGACCGAATTCGGATCGCAGTCAGTGATCGGCGTCGGCTCGGGGCAGGCGAGCGGTCCGTCCTTCGACAGCTTCCCCGCGCGCAGCTCCGCGGCGGAGACGGTGAGCACGCGGGGCCCGAGCTGGTTCTCCCCGAATCCGCGCACCGATTGCGCGCCGCCGGCGAAGAAGCGCGTGCGCGGGTGCAGGATCTGCTCGCCTTCCAATCCACCGAGCGCCTCGCCCGTGCTCGCGACTCCCTTGACCCAGCCGAGGCGAATGTGCCCGCCGAACACGCCCCGCCGGCGGATCCGCCGGAATACCGCCGCCTCGGCGGACGCGCGATTGTAGCGATAGTCCGATGCGGTGAAGCCGGACGCGTGCTCGAGCGCGGTGCGGCCGCGGAAGCCCTGGCTGGGGGAGAACGGATCGTTGGTGCGGTCGATGTTGCCAGTGAGCGTGAGCGGAGAGATGCGCTGAGTTCTGCGGAGGGCGTCCAGGGTCGGACGGTCGCACACGCCGAAGTTGACGCAGAAGTACACGTCTCCGGCCTCGACGGTGGTCAGCTCGAAGCGGTAGTTGAGGCTGGCCGGCGCCCGCAACGCCACCTCGCGGGTGAACGTCGCGCTCGAGCCGTAGCCGCGATCCACGTAGATGCCGGGCGCGCTGCGCCGGTGCGTGAAGACCGACAGCGCGAGCGCGTTCCGAGCCGAGCCGAACCACGGCTGCTGCAGCTCGGCGCTGCCGTTGTACGTGGGCGCGAAATAGCGGCCCCGGTCGCTGCCGACGTTCACGTAGTTGTCCGAGAAGATCAGCTTGTTGTTCAGCTGCTCGGCGAGCAGATTGCCGACCGCGCCGGTCACCGTCAGCCGCCGCGCTCCGCGGGTGAAGTTGTAATGCGTGTACCTGCCTTCGGCCTGAACGAAGTCCGCGGTGGTGAAGCCGAAGCTCGCCCGCGCTTCGCGCGGCGGTGACTCGACCACCGTGATGTCGACGATCTTGGTGGAGTCGACTCCCGTCTCCTCGGTCGACAGCTCGATGACCGCGCGGCGGAAGAGGTTCGATTCGTACAGGTTCCGCTGGCTGCGCAGCAGGTCGGAGCGGTGGTAGAGATCACCCTCCTCGAACGTCAGCGAACGGCGGATCGTGCGCACGGAGACCTGCTCGTTCCCGTGGACGTGGATGCTGTCGATGGTCGTGAGCCAGCGCGGATTGAGCGTGATCGCGACCGACGCCGACAGTCCGTCCCGGGCGAGCGCGATGGACGTGTCCACGATCGCGTCGGCATAGCCGCGGTCCCACAGCGCGATCTCCAGCCGGAGGCGCATGGAGTCGAGCTTGATCATGTTGAGCGGGTCGCCCCGCCTGAGCAGCGTGCGTCGCGTGATCGCCCGGTTCGGGAGGACCGGAGTCGTCTGCGTTATCGAGACGTCGCTGACGAGGGTAGGCGGGCCTTCGTCCACTACGAACGTGACCGCGACCTTGTCGCGGTCGCGCGGAGCGATAACCGTGTCGACCTGCGTCTCGCGGAAGCCGCGCTTCCAGTAGAACACGCGCAGCCGGAGCATGTCGCGGATCAGCTCGTCCCGGTCCAGGTAGCGCCGCTCGTAGAACAGCTTGCTCTTGTTGAACCAGCAGATCGGTCGCAGCGCGAAGCTCTCGCAGTGCGATTCGTCGGTGACGATGCTCTCGCGCAGCTCGTCGACCTTGAGCGACTTGACGCCCTGGAATTTGAGGTCGACTACCTCCGGCTTTTTTTCCTCGTCCTGGGCCGAAGCGGGGACCGGGGCCAGCGGCCCGGAGACCGCGGCGAGGCACAGGAACAAGGCGGTGCCAGACCTGGAAGGGACCCAGCGCCTCGGACTCGGATGCATGCCTCCCGCAGGAGCAAGCAGTGGGCCGTTAGAGGCCCTCTAGAAGGGCGTCGTTACCGGGGGTGGAGGCGATTCGCTTGATCAGCCATTCCATGGCCGAAGTCGAGGGCATCTGCTGGAGGCCCCGGCGGAGCGTGTAGACGTGGTCCAGCTGCTCCGGCCGGAAGAGCTTCTCCTCCCGGCGCGTGCCGCTCGTTCCGATGTCGATCGCCGGGAAAATGCGTTTCTCGGCCAGCGTCCGGTCGAGCTTGATCTCGCAGTTTCCGGTGCCCTTGAACTCCTCGAAGATGACGTCGTCCATGCGCGAGCCGGTCTCGACGAGAGCGGTCGCGATGATCGTGAGCGAGCCTCCGCCGTGCTGCTCCGCGACCGCGCGGGCCGAGCCGAAAAAAGCTTTCGGCTTGGCCATCGCCGTGGCGTCGAGACCGCCGGACAGGGTGCGGCCGGTGCCGCGCTCCACGGTGTTGTGCGCGCGCGCCAGGCGCGTGATCGAGTCGAGAACGATCACGACGTCGCGGCCGAGCTCCACGAGACGGCGCGCTCTTTCGAGCGTGATCTCGGCGACGTCGGTGTGGCGGTTCGCGGGCATGTCGAAGCTGGACGCGACGACTTCGCCGTAACCCCAGGTAATCATCTCGCTGACTTCCTCGGGGCGCTCGTCCACGAGCAGCACGAGCAGCACGGCCTGCGGATGATTCACGGCGACTCCCTCGGTGATCGCCTGCAGGAGCATGGTCTTTCCGGCGCGCGCTGGCGCGACAATCAGCGCGCGCTGGCCGTAGCCGATCGGCGCGATCAGGTCGATGGCGCGGCGCGTCAGCTCGGGTCCGCCCTTGGCGGGCTTGCCGGTCTCCAGCTTGAGCTTGCGGTCGGGATACGATGCCGTGAGCGATCCGAAATCGGGGCGCCTCGCCGTCGCCGCGGGATCGGCGTCGTTGATCGTCCGGACTTCGACGACGACGGTGCGATTGCGGTGATCGCGACCTGTGGTCGCGTTGAGCTCGTCGCCCCGGCGGAGCCCCAGCTGGCGCACGAGATGTCCGGGCACCATCGGATCAGATGGGTCTGGGAGGTAGCTGTTGGCGGCTTGTCGAATGAACCCGCTGTCGCGTTGCGGATCGAACCAGCCGGTCGCTTCCGCGTCGGCGACGACCGGCGTGGGAGGCTGCTGGTCCTGCTGCTGTTGCTGCTGCTGCTGCTGCGGCTGGCGGTCGCGGCGCGGACCGTGTCCGCGTCCCCGCCTGCCGTGCCGGGGGTTGGGCCCGCGGCGCCCATTTCTGCGCGTGTCGCTCTCGCCGGACGGTCCCTGCTGACGCTCCCGGTTACCACCCTGTTGCCGACCGCGAGGGCGATCCTGCTGCTCCTGGCCGGTGGGATAGTTGCGCTCGGGGTTGTCGCCCGGAGCCGGCGAGCCGGGTCGGTCGTCGGACCGGTCCTGCACTGAAGGCTCGGCTCGGGGCTCGTCCGTGACGGACGGCGGCTGTGGATTCGTGCTGTCTGGATCCATGGATCGTGAAGCGGGGTTATTGCTCCCGTTTCCGGCGCCGTTGCGCCGGACGGGCGTGGTCCTCGCAAGCGGCAATCGCCGCCCGAGGTTTAGCTCCTTCCTGGGGTCTGCTGCTTGTCGGAAAAGATCTCGCGGCTATGAAGCCATACGGCATTGCCGTAGCACCGCGGGAATCAAACGGTCGCAGGGAGTAGCGGGGAACTCACGCGGCTTACCGCGACCTGCAATTCTCCAGATAGACGCGCGGTGGACAGCGCGGTCACTACACAATGCTAGTAGTGGGGGGCGGCAAAGTAAAGCAATGGCGGGTTCTGGGATATTCCAGGCGGAATATTCCAGGAGCTTATCTTCCGCGACGATGCCTGACTCCGTCGACGTAACTGTTCTTATTCGACAAGCCGTCGATCGCTACAAGTCCGACGGCGAGATGGGCCCGCTGCAGGACACACTCGCCGCTCTTCCCGAAACCGCGCCGGCCATTCTCGCCGAAGCCGTGGAGCCGTACCGCGACATGCCCGAAGTCGCCGGCCCCGTGTACGAGCGGATCGTCGCGGCCGAGCCGGACGACGCGCGCGCGCTCGTCATTCTCGCGAACGCTTACTGGCTGAGCGGGCGCGGGCCCGACGTCGTTGGGGAGCTGGCGACACGCGCCATCGCAGCCGACGCGACGAACCGCGGCGCGTGGCACCTGTGGGCGCTTGCCGAAGGAAATCCACGCGAGCGAACGTCGCGCTGGAAGCAGGTGTCGGCGCGGTTTCCCGACGATCTGCTGGCGCGCGCGAATCTCGCCGACAACGCCGCGGCGCTCGCCGGCGCGGAGCAGGATTACGAAGCGCTCGACCTTGCCATCGACAGCTACGAGGAGCTGCTCGAGCGGTCCAAGATTCCCGAGCAGCGCGCAGCGCTGGAAAAAGCGATCGCTACCCTGAAAGGCTGGAAGTTCTAGACGCTGCCGGCGACCCAGCTCAAGGCTGCGTTGCTGGTCGCGCGACTCTGTTGCTCATGCCGTCGGAGACGTACCGCCCGTTCGGGCCCGGCCGGTCCAGCGCGTCGAGCGTCCGCTCCAGCTCTTCGCCGTATACCTGCACGCGGTTGATGCTCAGCGGGTTGAACTGCGGATCGTACGGGCTGCGAGTAGGTCCGCCCGACACCTCGAGAATCGCGTCGAAGTCGTACGTCACCACGTGTCCGCTCTTCGGATCGCGCCAGGATCCGCGCTTTGCGAGCGCGCGGTTCTTCGGCCAGACGCCGAGCGGTAGCGCGAACGTGCGCACCTTGTAGCCGGGCACGGCCGAGTCTATCGCCATCACGCCGCGCGCGATCTGCTCCTGCACGAACGCGTCGTCGTACTTGCCGAGGTTCGCGTGCCAGAGTGTGTGGTTGCACAGCTCGAAGCCGCGCTCGGCGAGGAAGCGCATCTTGGGGAAGCGCCACTCGCTCTTCTGTCCCTCGATCCCCTTGTCGCCGAACAGCGAGCGCCCGGCTTCAGCCCCGGAGAGCGTGCAGAAAACAGCCGAGTTGGTCCAGTCTGGATGGCGGGAGTTGAACTCGGTCAGGATGCCCACGGCGGAGTTGGGATCGATCTCGAGCCGGCCGTTTCGCTCGATGTAGCGGAACTGGCTGGGCGAAGCGTCGTCGAACATGAGCACTACCGGCGAGAGCCCGGCGGGCAGGTTCAGGTCGCGGTCCAGAATCTGCGAGATGGTGACGGGCCGGTAGCCCCTCCGGTACAACAACTCCAGATCCTGCCTGAAACGCGCATGCGACCGCTGCCATCTGCCTTCTTCTTCTCCGATGAGATGATATTCCAGTACCGGAATACGCCCCAGCTCGTTCGGAGCCCGGGATGGATCGCCGGGGCCGGAGGTTGAGGCATCTTGACCGGCAACCACCTGGGCGCCAGACACGACTGACGGTGTATCAGATTCAGCCGTCCGGGCGGTATCGTCCGGGTCCG
This sequence is a window from Gemmatimonadaceae bacterium. Protein-coding genes within it:
- a CDS encoding polysaccharide deacetylase family protein, giving the protein MLYRRGYRPVTISQILDRDLNLPAGLSPVVLMFDDASPSQFRYIERNGRLEIDPNSAVGILTEFNSRHPDWTNSAVFCTLSGAEAGRSLFGDKGIEGQKSEWRFPKMRFLAERGFELCNHTLWHANLGKYDDAFVQEQIARGVMAIDSAVPGYKVRTFALPLGVWPKNRALAKRGSWRDPKSGHVVTYDFDAILEVSGGPTRSPYDPQFNPLSINRVQVYGEELERTLDALDRPGPNGRYVSDGMSNRVARPATQP